The Oncorhynchus masou masou isolate Uvic2021 chromosome 13, UVic_Omas_1.1, whole genome shotgun sequence genomic interval TTGCTAGGGTTTATCAAGGGTGTTAATAATTCCggaccccactgtatgtatgtgaatTATTGACTTTTCCAGTGCTACGATTTGTTATGTTTTTACCGCTGTAGTCTGTTCAAGCACTATTTGTCATCTAAAGACCATATCATTGATTGTGGCATTGATCTCTAACTTCTGATGTTGTGGATCTCACAGGGCGGGCTACCAGGGATCATGAGTTACCAGATTTCACGGATATCAAACACTACCTCCAATACCTGAAACTTGATGAGCCAATCATCGGTAACTACTGTATTTTAAAACCATGTCTAATTCAACACACATTTATAACTTCCAAGTTGGTACTCAAATAGCATATACTTGTAGAAGTGAACTGGGTCAAAATTAGTTAAGAGTTGTCGGTTTAAAGTGTCCCTTTCTGACCTGTACGTCTCATTTCTTCATGTCAGGTTTGAGTCTTTTGGCGGAGGTGGAGCCAGTCTCCCATGACCGTCAGCCTGGCCCAAGATACATCTGCAGATTATGCGATCTGGAGGCATCCTTACCCAACATGGTCAATCATTTAATTGGTCGCAGACATCGACAGAATTACCTGGTAAGGAGGAGATTTACTGGCATAACCTGGATATGTGTCTCATGCATGATCCTCTTGCTGGACATTTATTAAAGCTAAGCAAGGATCATGGTGGTCAGGATCTTAAATATAGTGATGCTTGATGTACTTTCCTTTTTCTAGGATATGAAAAGGAAAGACTTGGTGACATGGGACAGTACCAATGCCCTGGCTCAATCAGGGAAGGCTTTACGAGCCATGGCGGAGATTGTGGAAAGACAGAATGGGCAAGGAAGTCCAAAGGTAAGTCATCATGATTCCCTCTAGTAAGGTACATGCTTATTGACAAGAgtttgcatttatattttagtcattttgcagacgctcttatccagaacgacttacaggagcaattagggttaagtgaacATCAACGGATTGTTTTTACTTagtcaactcggggatttgaaccagcaacctttaggttactggccAACGATCTTAactactaggttacctgccactgTAGGTCTTCATACCAGTCTGTGCCTCTCGTAAAGTAATTGTTTCATTTATTTGCAAGCGTTATTTGTGTTCTATTTGAAATCTTCTGATCCTAATCTTTGGTTTCTATTTTAGCCTTTGAGGAAAAAACGAAATGCGGGCAAATTGAACATTTCTAGAGGTAAGATCTTTTCAGAATTCTTTCGACATGTCTATTAGTAAAATcagaaataaatacaaaaaaaatctaaactaaACATTTTCCGATCATGAGTCATTGACCTAGTAGTGTTTATTCTCAACTTGTCCAATATcaaacagaaaacatttgacaatGTTATTTTCCCTTTTTCAGCTCCCCCGAAAGAAAGAGGGGCCAAGAATCAGCCAAAACCAACACTTTCTCATCCATCAGACATGAGACGGGGAAGGACACCTGCATCCAGGGAGGATGGATTTCCCGGACGGGGAGTACCACCACAGAGGAGGCCGTCCTGAAGATGATCTATATAGACCTCCCTTCCATGAAGACGATCCTTACTTATTGTCCGGGGCATTGCGAGAGGTTTacctgagaggaggagaccccagTCTGTGTGGTTTTGAGGAAGACGAGCTTCGTAGAGCAGGCTATCATGAAGATGACCTTCGTAGAAGGGATCACTACCTTGAAGAACAAATCCATGGTCAGGATTATTTGGAGAACATGCGTAGACGAGAGTTTTTGGAGTCCAGGCCAGGTCACCAAGAGGAAATCCCTCATCGCCACGCATACCCTGAAGAAACTCCACGCAGGAGTGTCTACCCGGAGAATGATCCTCTCAAACAGTTCTATTCTGATGAGGTTCTCCGTAGAACATTTCATGCTGCTGAAGCTTCTAAGGAGCGGGCCTTTCGAGAAGATGAATCACCACATGGGAGGAGCTATCCTTATGTTCCGGCCTATCCGCAGGAATTTCCTCCTGAACGTGCATATCCTGACAAAGCTCCTCTCTGCTTTGAACACGCCCATGGAAGGGCAGCCCACGGACCACCTGTTCATGAAGACCCTTACTCCGAGGATACCCGTAGAAGCGGATACCTTGAGGAGGCACAACGCAGGGCGTACAATGAGGAACAACATGGGCCAGCCTATCCAGAAGGCAACCCTCATAAGCGATCTCACGACAGGGATCCAAACGGCCGTGGGTACCCCAAGGGTCCAGATGGGCAAGGAGCAGCTGACGAAGACTTGAGGTTCCCAAATCAAATGGAGGGACCAATGGAGACAGGGGGTCAAGGCAGCAGGGAGCATTTGTTTGACCTTGTCAAGGCCATTCGTCAGGAGGGGAGGGGTCCGCAGCATCCAGAGGTGGAGCGAGGGATGGGACCACCAGGAATGAGGGGGACTCCTCAGAAGCCAGCAGAGGGTGACAGAATGAGAACAGAGATCCCCGAACCTTTCCGGCGCTTCCTGGAAGGAGCCACAGATGACCACAAGAGCCCCGGGAAACGGAAGAGAAAGAGCAGGTTCTCTGATGCAAAAGAACAGGAGGAGGACGTGTTGAAGTTAATGTAAGTGTGAATAAGTACACATCACCACGTGTTAAACTTCTCCATCATTACATCCTGAGGTGAAAGGTGTTTTGGTTACTATTACGCTAAGGGTGTTCTATAATGATTCTTACAAAATCTTCTTCCTCCAGGCAAGCCGTTGACAATAGAAGAAGGTCAGAACCTTTTGCCAAATCACAGGTATATAGACAATGTTTttaattaaacctttatttaactaggcaagtcagaacaaattcttctttacaagGACGGCCGACATCGGCCAAATCTGGATGACGCTgagacaattgtgcgccgccctatgggactcccaatcacggccagttgtgatacagcctggaatcgaaccaaggtGTTGGTAGTGACTTCAAGCACCgatgcagtgtgttagacagctgcgccactcgggagccctctgCTAAGCGTAACtgacatttttaaatgttttacattttagtaatttagcaggcaCCCTTTACAGGGTGACCTACAGGAGCATTGGGTaagggccttgctcaagggcacgttgacagaCTTTGCCTAGTCGGCTCAGGATTTGAgccagcaacctttctgttactggcacAATGCgcttaaccactagtctacctgccgcaaCTGACAATTGTTAAAGTTTGTTAATTGTCTGTGTAATGTCTTATTGAGTACCTTATTCTAATTGTTTAGGGTGCTTATCAAGGAGTAGCAGGCTCCAGACCAATGGCAGAGGCAGCTCCAGACACTGGGAATGTTTTGGATGTACTGGTAAGATCCTAATAAAAGAGTAACACCAATCAAAATTCCATACCTTTTGCACAAAGACAACTGTCATAGCCTTTAGTTGATGACTTTTGGGAAGAGAAACTGTATTATTTAACTGACTATGTTCTTTAATGTACTTGCTTTCCCTCTAGAATAACATACAGGTTGAGAATGTGGAAGAGGCCAACTTCCTGAAGGACAAGCTGTGTAACCTTCTGAAAGAGTTCCAAGACAAAAAATATGAGAAGACAGCGGTAATGCCTGCGGTAGGTATTCATTGTGTTGCACAGCATGTTGCGCAGTTTCTTTACGGATGTCATTTGACGATGAATGGATCATAGGCTGACTTGAGAATGCGAACATTTCCTCTTCTCTGAAACTTTTAAAAAGTTGGTTTATGTAAGTAAGATGGTCCTTTCCTCATTTCAACTGTAGTACAAAAGCCTACATCCAACAGTAATTTCCAAAGAATATAATCACATGAGCAAGGATCACCTGGAAAATCCCAGAGATGACTATGAAAGAAACTACAGAGAAGTGCAAGAGGAGAGACATTACGAAGGCCATCCTCCCAGACACTCAAAGGAACGCTCACAGGAGCGCTACACTCCGGAGACCCCACAGGATccttacagagacacagacatgagaatggagaggagagctCAATATGAAGGTAAACTATGTATGCATGTTTCTCACAACAAAATTGCAGAAGTTCATTTCAGtcattttgtatatatttttgtgggactttaaaaataataataattctacaTCATCTTTCTTTCAGAGGTCTTTGGGCATGTTGAGATGTACCCACAATCTCATGCTCGTCCAGAGGAGCCAATGGCATACCCCCACGAGAGTTGTCAGGGGCCGATGTACCCTCGTGATTACCCACCTGCAGGGGATCTTCACAATCCATTCAATCCTACACCCCCAATACACTGGGAGCGGGGGTACAGGACGGGTGTCCCTCAATCCACCAGCCTAGACAAAATCACCTCCACTCTCCTGGAGCTTGTGGCAAGGAAAAAGTGATTTTACAGTAGAACCACCATGtgtaaaaaatatttgtattgatTTGAGCTCAACTGTATTTCTGTTGGAATTTTgcttttgaaatgtttctacactTTTATTTGCTTTAATTGTTCATCTTGATGGCTAGTTTTAAGGGTTAAAGGTTTTGTAGCAATTATTTGACATTAGTAATCTGAAAATATGCTTTGAACGGTGTAGACATGTTGTTGAAAACAAAATTATTTCTTTTGAATAACTTCTATTCACTTAACGCTGCATTGTAACTGACAATAAAACATTTGTGACCACAAATCAGTTCTGATCCAAACAAGATGGTTAAAGAaatattacactgaacaaaaatatgagcgcaacatgtaatgtgttggtcccttgtttcatgagctgaaataaaatatcctacaaatgttccatacacaccaaAAGGTtctcattttgtgcacaaattattttacatccctgtttgtgatcatttctccttttccaagataatccatccacctgacaggtgtggcacatcaagaagctgattaaacatgatcattacacaggtgcaccttgtgctggtgtCAACACGTCACTAAaatgtagttttgtcacacaacacaatgccacagatatctcaagttttgagggagcatgcaattggcatgctgattgcaggaatgtccaccagagctgttgctggagaatttattgttaatttctctaccatacactgcctccaacatcgttttagagaatttgacagaaCATCCAACCGTCCCTACAACcaaagaccacgtgtaaccacggcagcccaggacctccacatccggcttcttcacctgcgggattgtctgagatcagccacctggacagctgatgaaactgggtttgcacaagCGAATAATTTTTGCTCAAacggtctcagggaagctcatctgtgggttttgacctgactgcagttccatgatgtaaccaacttcagtggtcaaatactcaccttcgatggccactggcacactggagaagtgtgctctttacAGATTAAATACCGGTTTCAACTCTACATGGTAGACAGTGAGTATGGCCTTGTGTGGGCAatcggtttgctgatgtcaacgttgtgaatagaGTGCCCCAATGGTGGCtgtgtggttatggtatgggcaggcataagctactgaCAATGGTATTTTATCAAAGGCAATTTGAATAcatagagataccgtgacgaaaTCCTGTGGCCCATTgtggtgccattcatccaccgccatcacctcatgtttccaCATGATAATGTATTGccccatgtctcaaggatctgtacacaatccCTGGAaggtgaaaatgtcccagttcttccatgacctgcatactcaccagacatttcaccaattgagcatgtttgggatgctctggatcaacgtgtatgacagcatgttccagttcccgcaaaTATCCAGCCACTTTGTACAGCCATTGACgagaagtgggacaacattccaaggCCAGAATCAACATCATGATCAACTATGTGAATGAGATCTGTCTTGCTGCATGaggtgaccaacagatgcatatatgtgaccaacagaatcatatctgtattcccagtcatgtgaaatctgtaGATTTGGGcccaattaatttatttcaattgactgatttccttatataagtaaaaactttgaaattgttgcattttatatttttattcagtgtagtTTTCCATACAAGGATTAGAAAAATATGGACATCGGGATAGAATGGGAACACAGAGTATTTGGTTTTCAAATGTAGGTTATTATCCTATAGGTGATGTGGTAGAATAAGCTGTTTTACTTGTTCTTTCCGTGGCAAATACACGTTTCTCTGCATGTTTTAATGCAGATAATCTCTTATGGAAAGGGGGTGGAACAGCACCATAGATTTATGGCCAGCAGCCAGCAGGTCCCTAAATTATTCACACACCATTGCACACCCTTTGACTTCCTGGGTTTGTAAAATAATTATGTGAAGCATTTTGTAGTTTGAGGTTCAGAATTTGAAGTTCTGACGTCAGCGCACCAACGTAGCACAGTTTCCGGTTAGAGCAGAAGTACTTGGAAGCCATCTTGTTTCCCGTTGCtactgaaataaaataataatacggTGAGCTGAACTTC includes:
- the LOC135551836 gene encoding uncharacterized protein LOC135551836 isoform X2, which translates into the protein MEGLETTYEDSNAEDYIDCAICTRSIRGETLYKIHRTTVLHMRKEDHLVSTGRATRDHELPDFTDIKHYLQYLKLDEPIIGLSLLAEVEPVSHDRQPGPRYICRLCDLEASLPNMVNHLIGRRHRQNYLDMKRKDLVTWDSTNALAQSGKALRAMAEIVERQNGQGSPKPLRKKRNAGKLNISRAPPKERGAKNQPKPTLSHPSDMRRGRTPASREDGFPGRGVPPQRRPS
- the LOC135551836 gene encoding uncharacterized protein LOC135551836 isoform X1 produces the protein MDFPDGEYHHRGGRPEDDLYRPPFHEDDPYLLSGALREVYLRGGDPSLCGFEEDELRRAGYHEDDLRRRDHYLEEQIHGQDYLENMRRREFLESRPGHQEEIPHRHAYPEETPRRSVYPENDPLKQFYSDEVLRRTFHAAEASKERAFREDESPHGRSYPYVPAYPQEFPPERAYPDKAPLCFEHAHGRAAHGPPVHEDPYSEDTRRSGYLEEAQRRAYNEEQHGPAYPEGNPHKRSHDRDPNGRGYPKGPDGQGAADEDLRFPNQMEGPMETGGQGSREHLFDLVKAIRQEGRGPQHPEVERGMGPPGMRGTPQKPAEGDRMRTEIPEPFRRFLEGATDDHKSPGKRKRKSRFSDAKEQEEDVLKLMQAVDNRRRSEPFAKSQGAYQGVAGSRPMAEAAPDTGNVLDVLNNIQVENVEEANFLKDKLCNLLKEFQDKKYEKTAVMPAYKSLHPTVISKEYNHMSKDHLENPRDDYERNYREVQEERHYEGHPPRHSKERSQERYTPETPQDPYRDTDMRMERRAQYEEVFGHVEMYPQSHARPEEPMAYPHESCQGPMYPRDYPPAGDLHNPFNPTPPIHWERGYRTGVPQSTSLDKITSTLLELVARKK